One part of the Plasmodium yoelii strain 17X genome assembly, chromosome: 13 genome encodes these proteins:
- a CDS encoding ras-related protein Rab-11B, putative, protein MSNEEYDHLYKIILVGDATVGKTHLLSRYIRGSLPSVAKATIGVEFATRTIPLAVGGTVKAQIWDTAGQERYRSITSAHYRRSAGAILVYDITKKKSFLNISKWLEEIRQNSEKDIVIMLVGNKVDLAEEDETKRKVTYEQGASFARENNLFFSEASAVSKLNVKHIFENLLQEIYNNRLKDNNSCSSTRSHETYEGGIQITNAKNIIKLNDAHDKYNENNTNQMKCC, encoded by the exons ATGTCTAATGAAGAGTATGATCATctttacaaaataattttagtaGGAGACGCAACTGTAG GTAAAACACATTTATTGTCTAGGTATATAAGGGGATCCCTTCCCAGTGTCGCAAAGGCAACAattg GTGTTGAATTTGCCACAAGAACTATCCCGTTGGCAGTAGGTGGGACAGTAAAAGCGCAG ATATGGGATACGGCAGGGCAGGAAAGATATAGAAGTATAACGAGTGCACATTATAGAAGAAGTGCTGGAGCAATATTAGTATAtgatataacaaaaaaaaaatcttttctaaatatttcaaaatggCTAGAAGAAATAAGACAAAATTCTGAAAAAGACATTGTAATTATGCTTGTAGGAAATAAGGTTGATTTAGCAGAGGAAGATGAAACAAAAAGGAAG gtTACTTACGAACAAGGAGCAAGCTTTGCCagagaaaataatttatttttttctgaagCATCAGCAGTTTCTAAATTGAATGTAAAACacatttttgaaaatttgttacaagaaatatataataatagactaaaagataataatagttGTTCTAGTACTCGAAGTCATGAAACATATGAAGGTGGCATACAAATAACtaatgcaaaaaatataataaaattaaatgatgcacatgataaatataatgaaaataatactaatCAAATGAAATGTTGTTGA